The Streptomyces hundungensis genome contains the following window.
ACGGTCTTCGGCCCCGGCCCGGGAGATCCGCGGATGGCCTCCCACCCCAAGATCGCCAAGCTGCGGCAGTCGGTCGACACCGCGCTGGCCCGTCACCGGCCGATGCTGGCCGTGTGCCTGAGCCACCAGGTACTCAGCATGAAGCTCGGCTTCGACCTGCACCGCCGCGAGGTACCCAACCAGGGCGTCCAGCGCGAGATCGACCTGTTCGGACTGCGTGAACGCGTGGGCTTCTACAACACGTTCGCCGCGCACAGCGCGGTCGGCAGACGAACCGTCGAAGGGATCGGTGTGGTCGAGGTGAGCCGGGACGAGCAGAGCGGCGAGGTGAACGCGCTGCGCGGGCCGGGCTTCGCATCGGTTCAGTTCCACGCCGAGTCGGTGCTCACCGTCGACGGCCCGCGCATCATCCGCGAGGCGATACAGGGGGTACTCGGCCGATGAGAGTGGATGTCGTCTGGTGGGACCTGGCCAGGTCCCACCAGACCATCGAATCCCTGGAGAGGGATCTGCGGGACTCCGTCGAGCCCTGGCACGAGGTCAGGGGACTGCGCCTGAAGCTGTGGATCGCCGACCGTGAACGCGGCCGCTGGGGCGCGGTCATGTGGTGGGACTCCGACGTCCCGGCCGATCAGCCGCTGCCCCCCAACCGGGCGGCCGAGCTCATCGGGTACGCCCCCGACCACCGCAGCGCCTTCGACGTCGCCGCGGTCGCCGAGGGAATCGACGCGCTCGGCCTCGCCTTCTCCGCCGAACCCTCAACAACCTCGGCACACGTCACGGAGCTCCGATAATGCACCAGTACATGGTCGTAGACGCTTTCGCCCGCGAACCGCTGCGGGGCAACCCGGTCGCCGTCTTCTTCGACAGCGAGGACCTGACCGGCGAGACGATGCAGCGCATCGCGCAGGAGATGAACCTCTCCGAGGTCACCTTCGTGCTGCCGGCCGAACAGGGCGGCGACGCACGGATCAGGATCTTCACCCCGGTGAACGAACTGCCCTTCGCCGGGCACCCGATGCTCGGCACGGCCCACGCGCTCGGCCGGACCTGGAAACGCGACAGGCTGCGGCTGGAGACCGCGATGGGCGTCATCCCGTTCGAGCTCAGTACCCGCGACGGCGCCGCATGGGTCCGGATGCGGCAGCCCGTTCCCAGCTCGAAGCCCTACGACCTCGGCGCCGACCTGCTGGCCGCACTCGGGGTCGAGACGTCGACGGCCCCGGTCGAGATCTACCACAACGGGCCGCGCCACGTGTTCGTGGGATTGAGCGACGTGGGGGCGCTGTCCGCGCTCCACCCGGACCACCGCGCCCTCTCGCGCTTCCCCGACATGGCCGCCAACTGCTTCGCCAGGGCGGGCGACGGCTGGCAGATGCGGATGTTCTCCCCCGCCTACGGCGTGGTCGAGGACGCGGCGACCGGCTCCGCCGCCGGGCCCCTCGCGATCCACCTGGCCCGCCACGGGTTCGCCGAGTACGGGCAGGAGATCCAGATCACCCAGGGCGTGGAGATGGGACGCTCCTCGGTCATGAGGGCGACCGCCGAGGGGACCGGCGAGTCGATCCACTCGGTCCACGTCGGCGGGCACGCCGCCGTGGTCGCTGAGGGGAGGCTCCATGTCTGAGCGCGAACTCCTCGTCTCCGCCAGTGAATTCGAGTCGCTCAGCGGGAAGGTCGACCTGCCCTTCCCCGAGTACGACCAGCCGCCTTCGGAACCTCTCCCGCTGGTGCGGAGCTGGCTCGACCGGGCACGGGAGAGCGGAGTCCGCGAGCCGGCCGCACTCGCGCTGGCCACCGCCGACTCCCGAGGGCGCGCCTCCAACCGGACGATCGCCATCACCGAAGTCACCGACGCCGGCCTGGTGTTCACCAGCCACAGCTGTAGCCAGAAGGGACGCGAACTCGCCGCCACCGGGTGGGCGTCGGGCTTGCTGTACTGGCGGGAGACCGGCCAGCAGATCATCATCTCCGGTCCCGTGGTGCTCCTGCCCGACGCCGAGTCGGACGCCCTGTGGTCCGCCCGGCCCACTCCGCTGCACGCCATGTCGACGGTCACCGAGCAGAGCGAGCCGCTGGAGGACGTCGAGGCCCTGCGCGTGCGGGCACGCCGCCTGGAACGGACCGGAGCGCCCCAGCCCCGGCCGGAGTTCTTCGTCGGCTACCGGCTGGAGCCCGCCGTCGTCGAATTCTGGTCCGCGAGCTCGGATCGGCTGCACCGCAGGCTGCGCTATGACCGCGGCCCGCTCCAGTGGCGTACGAGCCGACTGCAACCGTAGCCGCCGCACCTACGGCCAACTCCCGTGGTGCGCAACCCGGTTGACCGCCCCGGCGGTTGGGCCGTAGTGCCCGGACCCACCCGACCCTTTTCCTGAGGAAGAGACCATGCCTCTCAGCGCAGAACAGATCCTGGATCTTCCGTTCGACGTCCAGCCCGATCCGGACGACTACCTCCGCGCCGCCATGGAGTGGCACTTCAATCCCGAGACCGGCTGTGCGTTCTGGCTGGACCGGGCCGCCACGCTCGGCTTCGATCCGCGGGCCGACGTCAAGACGTACGAGGACCTCCGGCTCTTCCCCAACCTGGCGGCGGAGCTTCGCGACGTCCGTGGCGAGGACCTGGTCCCCAGGGGCTACGGCACCAGGCCCGACGTGGTCGGGTTCTTCGAAAGCGGCGGCACCACCGGCGCCCCGAAGCGGGTCGTTCTGATGCGGGACTGGCTCGACCGCATGGTGAGCTGGAGCAACGCGAACCTGGACCGCCACGGCGTGCCGCGCGGCGGGAACTGGCTCGGCATCATCCCGACCGGGCCGCACGTCGTGGGCACCCTGTTCCGGCAGCACGCCGTGACCCACGGTCGCCACGGCTTCACGATCGACCTCGATCCCCGCTGGGTGAAGCGGCTCATAGCCGAGGGCCAGTTCGGGCAGGTCGACGCGTACGCCCAGCACCTCATCGACCAGGCCGCCGACGTCCTGCGGACCCAGGACATCGGTCTGCTCACCATCACCCCGCCGCTCCTTGAACGGCTGTCCAGGGACGAGAAGTTGGTCTCCCTGGTGAACGAGCGGGTCAAGTGCATCAGATGGGGCGGCACCCAGATGGACGCCGACTCCCGGCACCTGTTCAAGACCGAAGTCTTCCCCGAGGTCGCGCTGTGCGGCGAGTACGGAAGCACGATGATCATCGGGGTCGCTGGCGAGCGGGCCGGGATCTCCGTCGACGATCCCTGTGTCTTCGACTCGTTCTCCCCCTACGTCACCTTCACGGTCGTCGATCCGAAGAGCCTTGAGCCGGTGGCCTACGGAGAGCGGGGCCGGGTGCTGGTCAACCACGTCAGCAAGTCCTTCCTGCTGCCCAGCAACCTGGAACGCGACCTTGCCACGCGAATCCCCCAGGTGAACGGCCTGGTCGGGGACTCGGTCGCCGACATCGCCACCGTCGCGGTCTTCGACGACGAGGCCGTCATCGAGGGGGTCTACTAAAATGATCGACCTGCCCGCGCTCGGTGCAACGGGCGCCTTCCGCACCAGGAACAGACAGACGATCACCGACGTGGCGGGCACCGCCCTCGCCGAACTGAGCCTCGTACCGCCGCTCTACGTCAACCGCACCATGGCGGCGCTGCGCCGGGGCAGCCGCATGTCGGCCGACGAACGGGCCGACGCGATGATCCGTGCGGCCGCGCTCTTCGCGACCGCGACCATCGACGGCCTGACCGTCGAGGAGTACCAGTACGCCGTCAGCCGCGTCGGCGGAGTCCCGATCTCCTCCGTCGTCACGGCGACCACGACGGTCGCCGAGCGGGTCGCGAAGGCGCATGCGAGCGTCCAGTGCGCGCGGCCGCGCGGCGCGGCCGACACCTGGCGCGATCCGCTGACCCGGACCGGGCACGCGGTGTGGACGAGGCGCGCGGACGTGTTCGCCGTGCACGCCGCGGGCAACCACCCCGGCACCCACAGCATCTGGCCCGAGGCACTGGCGCTGGGCTACCGCGTCGCGGTCCGCCCGTCCAGCCGCGATCCCTTCACCCCGCACCGACTCGTCGGCGCACTGCGGAGCGCGGGATTCGCCGACGACCAGGTGGTGCTCCTGCCCACCGACCACGCCGGCGCCGACGCCATTCTGCGCGGCGCCGACCTGGGGATGGTCTACGGCGGCGAGGAGGTGACTCGCAAGTACGGCGAGGCCGCCACCGTGCTGCCGCAGGGGCCGGGCCGGTCGAAGATCCTCATCACGGCCGATGTGGACTGGCGCGAGCACCTGGACGTGATCGTCGCCTCCATCAGCGGCCACGGCGGGACCGGATGCGTGAACACGACAGCCGTCTTCGTGGAGGGCGACCCGGCCCCGCTCGCCGAGGCCGTCGCGGCACGGTTGTCCACCACGATGCCCTGTCTGCCGCCCGAGGACGACAAGGCCGTACTCCCGGTACAGCCGATCGCGGCCGCCAGGGCGATCGAAACGTACCTGCTCAAGAAGGCGGCGGGCACCCGGGCCTGGCTCGGCGGCGACGGCATCGTGGGCGACCTCGGGGACGGCAGCGCCGCGCTGCTGCCCGCCGTCCACCAACTCGACGATCCGGCGTCGCCCCAGGCGGGCGTGGAACTGCCGTTCCCCTGCGTGTGGATCGCGCCGTGGACGCCCGAGGCCGGCATCGACCCGCTGAAGAACACGCTCGTGCTCAACGCGATGACCCACGACACCCGGCTGATCGACCGGCTGCTCGACGAGCCGACCATCAGCAACCTGTACCTGGGAGACCGGCCCACCTACTGGATGGATCCCTCGGTACCGCACGACGGCTACCTCGCCGACTTCCTCATGCGCAACAAGGGCGTCATCCGCAACGACATCCCGGTCGCCAACGGCCGCGACTGACGGGTCATTCCGGCCACGCTCACCTCAACACTCACAGCTGTGCCGCAGTGCGCTCCGCTGGCGCCCGCTGCGGCACAACCACCGGGACGCTCCCACCCCCTCCCGCGCGATCGAAAGGGTCCTACCTTGTCCCACTCCGTCGAACCGGCCGACGTCCTGATCGTCGGCGGTGGGTCGGCCGGCGCGGTGCTCGCGGCCCGCCTGAGCGAGAACCCCGACCGGCGCGTCGTGCTGCTGGAGGCCGGGCCGGACTACGGCCCCACCCGGTACCCCGACGCGCTGCTCGACGCCAACCGCATCGCCGACCTCGATCACGACTGGGGATACGCCTCGCGGGGCGGGCGGCTGAGCCCCTCCATGGTCGCCCTGCGCGGCAAGGTGATGGGCGGGAGTTCCGCCGTCAACGCCGGCGCCGCGCTCCGTGCCCGCGCCCGCGACTTCGCCCGCTGGGCCGAGGACGGGCTCGACGACTGGAGCTTCGCCGACGTCCTGCCGTACTTCCGCGCCTTGGAGAACACCCCCACCGGCGAGGACGAGTTCCACGGGCGGAGCGGGCCGATGCCCGTGCGCCAGCTGACCGACGCCGAGCTGACCCCCGCACATCGCGGCTTCATCGAGGCCGCGGTCGCCCGCGGCCACAAGCGGATCAACGACTTCAACGGTGCCGAGCAGGACGGCGTCGGAGCCTTCGCGGTCAATGTGCTCGACGGGGTCCGGCAGAACACCGCGCTGGTCTACCTCACCGCCGAGGTGCGCGCCCGCCCGAACCTCACGGTGCACGGTGGCGTCACCGTCGACCGGGTCCTGTTCCGCGGTGACCGTGCGACCGGAGTGGTCACCGCCGACGGGACCGCGCACCACGCCCACGAAGTGATCCTCTCCGCCGGGACCTACGCGAGCCCGGCGATCCTGCTGCGCTCCGGCATCGGCCCCGCCGGCGAACTGGCGTCGCTCGGCATCGAGACCCTCGCCGACCTGCCCGTCGGACGACACCTGCAAGACCATCCGTTCTGCCCCGCGGTCCATGCGCTCGCCCCGGGGCGAGGAGAGATGACGCCGGCCCTCGGCGCACTCCTGTGGACCGCCTCCAGCGAGGCCGCGGACGGCGAACTCGACCTGCACGTCGTCGCCGTGCATCCCAACGGGGCGCCGTTCATGCCCCCGGGCGGCGTCATAGCCCTGGCCACGGCCCTCGCACTTCCCGAGGCGCAGGGCACGGTGCGCCTCTCGGGCCGCGATCCGCTCGCCCAGCCCGTGATCGACCACAACTACCTCGGAACCGAGCGCGACCGCCGACGCATGCTCGAAGGCGTACGCATCGCCCGTGATCTGGCCCGCGACCCGGCGCTCGCCCCGTCACTCGGCGGGCTTTTGATGCCGAGCGAACTGCCCGACGGCGATGCGGAATTGACCCGGGTGATCGAATCCAGTCTCTCCATCTACGGTCACCCCACCTCCACCGCCCCCATGGGCGCCGCCGACTCGCCCCGGGCCGTCGTGGACTCCCGTGGCGCCGTGCACGGACTCACCGCCCTGCGTGTCGTGGACGCCTCGATCATTCCGTACCTGCCCTCAAGCGTCACCAACCTGACGACGATCATGCTCGCCGAGCGCATCGCCGACCTTGTCTACAACCACGGATAACCACGGGCTGTCGAGAGGTCGGCCGCTCACTTTTCTTATTCGTGAACTCCTCAATTCCTTCACGAATAGGTGAGACTTCACCGCCGTTTCCCTGGCTGAACTTGCCGGAGTTCAGCCGGGGGAAGTCCGGCTTGGGCCGCGGCGGGCGCCGCATCCGATGGCGACATTTCGCACCATGCGGAGACTTTGGACTCATCGGCTGATGAGGCTCCGAACCCGCATCAGGGCGAACTGCTACACCTGAGGGTGCTGTGCACTCTGGAGGAACGGGCTACAGGTTTTCAGGGTCCTTTGGACAGGACTCGTTTCCAGCATCCGGATGGAGTCCAGCGCGCTGAGGCGATGGGCCAGGTACTCGTGCAGTTCACTGGGCGTCCTGCACAGGACGAGGGCAACCAGGTTGGTGGGCCCGGTGGTTGAGGCCAAAAAGGCCAGTTCCTTGTGTTGGATCAGGGTGTTCGCCACCTGGTTCAGGTGCGAGGGGGCGACCGACATCCACAGCAGGGCCTGCGTGGTGACGCCGTACACCTCGGCGCTGATCTCGACGTCGAAGGTGAGCATGCCGCCGGCCTGTAATGCGGCGAGTCGGCGCGTGATGGTCGAGGAGGACTGTCCGGTCTCGGCGGCGAGGTCCGTGTAGCTGATGCGGCCGTTACGCTGCAACGCGGCCAGCAGATGCCAGTCCGCCTGCGGCAGGGACGCGCGGAACTTGGGCTCGTCGGGGGTGTCCACCGCGTCGCAGGTGCGGCGCAGTTGTTCCTGCTGCCCGTCGGTGAGGGCGGCGGTGTGCCCCTGCCATGCGGTGGGTCCGCCGAGATAGGTGTGCAGCAGGCGGTGCGCCGACACCTCGGCGATGCTGGCCACCCGGGGGATTTCGCGGAACAGCAGCGTATGGTGCGCCGCGGAGTTCATGACGAAGCAGATTTCGGTTCCCCCGGACATGAGCCGCACCCAGGCGGTGTCGTCCCGGCGGGCCAGACTCTGCGCCACATTCTGCGCGGTGTTCGGGCTGGCGGTGAGCCGCAGAATCCACTTCCCGGCCGACGGTTGCCGCGGATTCACCACCCCGACGACGCGGAGCGACAGCTCGCTGCTCAGCCGCCCATAACGACGGGCGACTGTTTGTGTGGAGACGCCCAGAACTTCGGCGATTCGACTGAACGGCGCCCTGCCGTCGATACGCAGGGCGTGAATAATGCAGTGGTCCAATTCATCGAGAGTGGGGACCGTTGGCTCAGAATCGCCCACTGGCCGTCTAGGGGCAGGCAAGGTTTGCGGCACCAGTTTTCCTCGGGTAGCATAGGACACAACCTAGTCAATGAACGTGCTCGTCAAAGGACTTGGGTGTCGGCGACGGCATTTCTCATCACCAGATATCCGGCGAGTTCCGTTTTGCGGTGATGGTCAGCCAGTTCTCGTGATCGGTCAGGATCTGCCGGAATCGGCGCGCGGGCGTGCAGCCGCACTGCCGTGGAGGATGAGGTATTCGACATCGCCAGGATGTCGGCCCCGGACGCGAGGTGCAGCCACCTGGCGGTCCGTCAACAGATGCGCTGGTCTGCTGCGTAGCGGCAGCATGTCCCGGATGGCCCGTGCGAGGGAGAGCGTTGGCAGGCCCGCTCTGTACGCCTGCCTGGGAACCTCTCCACCCTGCACGACATGGCATTCAAAGCGGTCTGGGTCGATCGATCCGGCAATGCCGATCGATTCGACGACGTCGCATGCAGTAGCCGCCATTACACCAGCCCCCCGACCAGCTCCTGAACCACTACGAACCATGACCACACCACGAAGTGGATATGAATTGGTCAAGTGGATCTCGTCACGGCCCTGACTTTCCGTCAAGACCCGTGCGGTGGAATCCACTAGGTTCAATCTTCGGGCGAGTGTACATGTTCCCGCTCTTCCTGGGTATGGCGGTTCGTCACACGTCCCCGTAGCGGGCCCGCAGGGAGTCGATCAAAGATCCATGTAAGCGATTTCCAATTGACCGCGGTCGGACGCTCATGGTTGCCAGTGGCTACTAACTCCAATTGTTGGTGACGCGCCGTCAGTTGGGTGACCGGCCGTTGTGGCTGTTGGAGCCGGCCGCAGCTCTCGCCACCGCGTGCGGACAGCCACCGGCGCGGACGGTCAACCGGCGCGGCTTTCGGCCAACCCTTCGGCGCCCGGGGCCCGGAAGGACGGCTCGGTGGACCTCCGCGCCGACGGCCGTGCCGCCTACCGCACCGACCGTATGCGTCCCACCAACCCGGACCCGGCGAGACCGATCACCCCCGCCAGGGCGTACAGGGTTCCGTAGCCGCCCAGGTGGGTCACGATGGGGGCGGCCACCGCGGGGGCCAGGACCTGCGGGAGGGCGTTGGCGATGTTGATGACGCCCAGGTCGCGGCCGTGGTCGGCGGCGCTGGGCAGGACATCGGTGAGCAGGGCGAAGTCGACGGAGGTGTACACCCCGTAGCCGACGCCCAGCACGAGGGAGGCGACCACCGCGCCGGTCCAGGTCTGCCACACCGCGAGCAGCAGGGTCGCCGCCGAGATGAGGAGCCCGGACCAGACGACGAAGACCTTGCGCCGGCCCGTACGGTCCGACCAGATGCCGCCGATCACCACCGTGCCGAGCAGCGTGACCGCGTCCAGGGCGGTGAGGATGAGCACCCCGGTGTCCGCGTCGCCCGCGTAGTGGACCGCGTCGGTCAGGTAGTAGAGCAGGTACATGGTGCTGATCGAGTACGAGAGGTTCATCAGGAACCGGGTCAGCCAGGCCCACCCGAAGTCGGGGTGGCGGCGCGGGTCTATCCAGAACCGGGCCAGGAACTCCCGCCAGACGAAGGGAGGTTGCTCAGCGGGCAGCAGGGGCGAGTCTCGGCGCATCGCTATGTAGGGGAGCGTCGCCAGGAGGGAGAAGGCCGCGCAGGCCAGATAACCGGCCGTGAGGCCGCCGGCCGCCGTCGCCAGGGCCGTGCCCACCAGGATGCCCCCCACCTGGGACACGCCGAGCCAGCCGCCGACCAACCCGCGCCATTGATGAGGCACTTGATCGGGCACGGCGGCCGTCAGGGCGGCGAACGAGGCGTTCAAGGCCAGCTGCACCAGGCACCAGCCCGCCGTCATCACCGCCACGTTCGGCGCCCACGCCAGCACCAGCAGGCCCGCCACCCCGCCCGCCCCACCCGCCACGACCCACGGAATCCGGCGCCCCACCTTCGCCGTCGTACGGTCGGACAGCGCGCCGAACACCGGGTTGGCCACCATCGACACCGCGGCCCCGACTCCCGTCACCAGCGCGAGCGTCGAGGCCTTGTGGGCGGGCGTGAAGTGTTCCGCCTGGCGGGCCAGGAGCAGTTGCAGCGGGCCGAACCAGCCCACCCACACCCCCAGGTTGGCCAGCGAAAGAGCCCCCACCCAGCGACCCCCGGGCGCCCGCCCGGCCTCTTCTTCCGTGGCGCCCGAGGCTCTGGCCCCGGGCTCCGCCGTCACCGGGCTTCCCCGGCCGGGCCCTCGCCGACCTCCTCGCCCGCGTCGGCCCGGCCGGGCCCCTTGCCCGCTGCCCGCACGACGTCCCGGTACCAGGCGTACGAGTCCTTCGGCGTGCGCGTCAGCGTCTCGTAGTCGACGTGGACCAGGCCGAAGCGCTGCCGATACCCCTCCGCCCACTCGAAGTTGTCCAGGATCGACCAGATGAAGTAGCCGCGCACGTCGACGCTCTCCGCCATCGCCCGGTGCAGGGCGCGCAAATGGCCGTCGTGGTACGCGATCCGCCGGGTGTCGGCCACCCGGCCCCCCGAAGCCGGGTCGGGGCCGTCCCCGTACGAGCAGCCGTTCTCGGTGATGAGGACGGGCGGCAGTGCGTCGCCGTAGCGCGCGCGGAAGGTGACCAGGAGTTCCCGCAGGCCGTCCGGGACCACCGGCCAGCCGAAGTCGGTGCGGTCGTGACCCTCGATCTCGTGCAGACCGAACGGCAGGTCCGGCGGCAGCGCGATCCCGGCGAGGCTGGTCACGGCGTCCGGCTCGGGCGCGCCCACCAGCGCCGGGTTGTAGTAGTTGATCCCGTACCAGTCGAGCGGGGCCGAGATGACCGACAGGTCCTCGGCGACCGGGCCGGGCATCAGCTCGGCCCAGCCCTCGGGATAGGCGCCGGTGAGGATCGGGTCGGCGAACAGGCGGTTCATCAGCGTGTCGTACAGCTCGGCCGCCGCGCGGTCCTCCTCGCTGTCCCCGGCCGTCCACACCGGGCTGTGCGAGGCGGCGATGCCGATCTCGCGCGCCCCGGCCGCCCGCAGCGCCTCGACCCCCAGACCGTGGGCGAGCAGCTGGTGGTGGGCGGCCGGCAACGCGTCGAAGATCAGGCGCTTTCCGGGGGCGTGCTCGCCGAGCCCGTAGCCGAGGAGGGTGATCTCGGCGGGCTCGTTGAGGGTGATCCAGCGCGGCACCCGGTCCCCGAGCCGCTCCGCCACCAGCGCGGCGTACGCGGCGAACCGGTGCGCGGTGTCCCGGTCGAGCCAGCCGCCGCGCTCCTCGAGCGCGAGCGGGGTGTCCCAGTGGAACAGGGTGGGGACGGGGGCGATCCCGGCGGCGCACAACTCGTCGACGAGACGGTCGTAGAAGTCCAGGCCCTGGCGGTTGGCCGGGCCCTCGCCGGTCGGCTGGACGCGGGACCAGGCGATGGAGAACCGGTAGGCGCCGACGCCCAGTTGGGCCATGAGCGCGACGTCTTCGCGGTAGCGGTGGTAGTGGTCGGTGGCCACGTCCGCGTCGGAGCCGTCCTTGATCCGGCCCGGCTCCCGGGTGAACGCGTCCCAGGTGGTGGGCCCCCGGCCCCCGGCGTGCACCGCGCCCTCGATCTGGAACGCGGAGGCGGACACGCCCCACAGGAAACCGGGCGGGAAGGCGGGCAGCGGCGGCAGCGGCGTCATGGGGGAACTTTTGGGCTCGGGGGCGGCTCCTGTCAATGGAAAGTGAACAAGTTTCATGTTTGGCCCCCGCGGTCGACTCGGCGAAGTCGGGTGAAACATCATGGAGGGCCCGACGCGTCATAGGGGTGTAGGGGGGAGAGCGAATGAGCGGGCGGGGGCGGGGCGGTTCGTGAGACAGCCGTGGCGGGGGGTGCAGGGGGGACCGGAAGGGGTGGGCCGGTCGCCCCGCGCGGAGGAGTTCATCGAGTTCGCGTCCGGGCGCGCGGGACAGCTCTTCCGTTCCGCATGCCTGCTGACCAGCGGGGACACCCATCTCGCCGAGGATCTGGTGCAGGAGACGCTGGGGCGGATGTACACGCTGTGGGGGCGCGTCGCCACCATCGACAACCCCGCGGCCTATGCGCAGACCGTGCTCGTACGGACCTTCCTCACCCACCGGCGACGCCGCTCGGCCACCGAACGGCCGCTCGGTGACCTCCCCGACCACGCGACCGCCACCGGCGCGGACCCGGCCCTGCGGGTCGCCCTGCTCGACGCGCTCGGACAGCTCTCGCCCAAGGACCGGGCGGTCATCGTGCTGCGCTACTGGGAGGACCGCAGCATCGAGGAGACGGCCGACGCCATGAACGTCAGCTCGGCCGCGGTCCGCACCCGCTCGGTGCGCGCCCTCGCCAAGCTGCGCGAGCGGCTCGGCGGATCACTCCCCGAGTACGCCTCGCCCTGACGGTGTACGCCAAGTGCCGCGCGGGGGGCGGCACTTGGCGGCCGCGACGCCGAACAGCTCGCTCCACCTGCCGCACATCGCACGCCGTGTGTCCAGCTACCAGAACAGGAAGGTGTGGTTCCCCATGCCCTTTGAGGATCGGCTCGGCGAGGCCATGCGCCACACCGGGGACAGCTTCGAACTCGGTGACCGTCGCGAGATCGTGGAGGTCGGCCTGGTCCGGGGCCGGCGACGGCTGGCCCGGCGCCGCACGGCCGCCGTCACCGGCAGCGTGCTCGCGCTCGCCACGGTGGGGCTCGGCGGCGGGTATGCCGTGGGGGCGTTCGGCGACGGCGGCGGGGGAGCCGCCGTGGCCGCCTCGTCGAAGCCGACGGAGCCGGCCGAGCCGACGCGGCTCGCGGGCGCGGACGTCCGGGGCGAGCAACTGGTCACGCTTTTCAAGTCGTTGCTGCCGCCGGGCACGGTGTCCAAGGAGCGGGGGAGCGGTCCCGGGGACCCGAGTGGCGTCGGCAAGCCGGGCGCCGCGTCCATGGCCTCGGTGTCCGCGGTCTTCGACGACGGCAAGGGCGCCGGACGCATCGCACTGGGCGTGAGCAGGGTCGATCCGGCCGACCCGTCCAGCGGGGAGCAGGTGAGCTGCCCCGCCAAGGCGTTCGTGGACTACGACTCCTGCACGGCCGAGAAGCTGGCCGACGGCTCCCGGTACATGCTGCTGCGGGGCTACGAGTACCCCGACCGGCACGAGCCGACCAAGCTGTGGCGGGCCGTCCTGCTCACCCCCAAGGGCGCTCTGATCGATGCGAGCGAATGGAACGCCGCCGCCGAGAAGGGGGGTGCGACCACCCGGGACACCCCGCCGCTCACGGCCGAACAGATGAAGGCGCTGGTCACCTCGGACCGGTGGCTGTCGGTGGCGGACGCGCTGGACGTACCCGTGAAGACGGGCAGGACGAGCGCGGGCTCGCTCTCCGGCGACGTGATCCAGAAGCGGTTCCTGGCCCTGCTCCCCGCGAGCAAGCACCTCAAGGTCGTCGAGAAGGGCAACCAGGACGGGTATGCCTTCGCCGTGGTCGACGATGGCCGGGGCAAGAGCCTCGTGCAGATCAATGTGCAGCGCGGGATGTCCGACGTCTCCCCGAGGGGCGAGACCTCGACGCTGCCGGACGGCACGATTGTCGGCCTGGAGAAGGCGCCGGGTGAGAAGGGGGGTGCGGGGGTCGTCACGTGGACGGCGGACACCGTACGTCCCGACGGGTTCCGGGTGGTGGTCTTCGCGAGCAACACCGGGAACGAGAACAAGGCGGCGACTCGGGCGGAGCCGGCGGTCAGCCTGGACGAGTTGAGGGGGATTGCGCTTGATGCGG
Protein-coding sequences here:
- a CDS encoding PhzF family phenazine biosynthesis protein, translated to MVVDAFAREPLRGNPVAVFFDSEDLTGETMQRIAQEMNLSEVTFVLPAEQGGDARIRIFTPVNELPFAGHPMLGTAHALGRTWKRDRLRLETAMGVIPFELSTRDGAAWVRMRQPVPSSKPYDLGADLLAALGVETSTAPVEIYHNGPRHVFVGLSDVGALSALHPDHRALSRFPDMAANCFARAGDGWQMRMFSPAYGVVEDAATGSAAGPLAIHLARHGFAEYGQEIQITQGVEMGRSSVMRATAEGTGESIHSVHVGGHAAVVAEGRLHV
- the phzG gene encoding phenazine biosynthesis FMN-dependent oxidase PhzG; the encoded protein is MSERELLVSASEFESLSGKVDLPFPEYDQPPSEPLPLVRSWLDRARESGVREPAALALATADSRGRASNRTIAITEVTDAGLVFTSHSCSQKGRELAATGWASGLLYWRETGQQIIISGPVVLLPDAESDALWSARPTPLHAMSTVTEQSEPLEDVEALRVRARRLERTGAPQPRPEFFVGYRLEPAVVEFWSASSDRLHRRLRYDRGPLQWRTSRLQP
- a CDS encoding phenazine antibiotic biosynthesis protein, with the protein product MPLSAEQILDLPFDVQPDPDDYLRAAMEWHFNPETGCAFWLDRAATLGFDPRADVKTYEDLRLFPNLAAELRDVRGEDLVPRGYGTRPDVVGFFESGGTTGAPKRVVLMRDWLDRMVSWSNANLDRHGVPRGGNWLGIIPTGPHVVGTLFRQHAVTHGRHGFTIDLDPRWVKRLIAEGQFGQVDAYAQHLIDQAADVLRTQDIGLLTITPPLLERLSRDEKLVSLVNERVKCIRWGGTQMDADSRHLFKTEVFPEVALCGEYGSTMIIGVAGERAGISVDDPCVFDSFSPYVTFTVVDPKSLEPVAYGERGRVLVNHVSKSFLLPSNLERDLATRIPQVNGLVGDSVADIATVAVFDDEAVIEGVY
- a CDS encoding aldehyde dehydrogenase family protein, whose protein sequence is MIDLPALGATGAFRTRNRQTITDVAGTALAELSLVPPLYVNRTMAALRRGSRMSADERADAMIRAAALFATATIDGLTVEEYQYAVSRVGGVPISSVVTATTTVAERVAKAHASVQCARPRGAADTWRDPLTRTGHAVWTRRADVFAVHAAGNHPGTHSIWPEALALGYRVAVRPSSRDPFTPHRLVGALRSAGFADDQVVLLPTDHAGADAILRGADLGMVYGGEEVTRKYGEAATVLPQGPGRSKILITADVDWREHLDVIVASISGHGGTGCVNTTAVFVEGDPAPLAEAVAARLSTTMPCLPPEDDKAVLPVQPIAAARAIETYLLKKAAGTRAWLGGDGIVGDLGDGSAALLPAVHQLDDPASPQAGVELPFPCVWIAPWTPEAGIDPLKNTLVLNAMTHDTRLIDRLLDEPTISNLYLGDRPTYWMDPSVPHDGYLADFLMRNKGVIRNDIPVANGRD
- a CDS encoding GMC family oxidoreductase codes for the protein MSHSVEPADVLIVGGGSAGAVLAARLSENPDRRVVLLEAGPDYGPTRYPDALLDANRIADLDHDWGYASRGGRLSPSMVALRGKVMGGSSAVNAGAALRARARDFARWAEDGLDDWSFADVLPYFRALENTPTGEDEFHGRSGPMPVRQLTDAELTPAHRGFIEAAVARGHKRINDFNGAEQDGVGAFAVNVLDGVRQNTALVYLTAEVRARPNLTVHGGVTVDRVLFRGDRATGVVTADGTAHHAHEVILSAGTYASPAILLRSGIGPAGELASLGIETLADLPVGRHLQDHPFCPAVHALAPGRGEMTPALGALLWTASSEAADGELDLHVVAVHPNGAPFMPPGGVIALATALALPEAQGTVRLSGRDPLAQPVIDHNYLGTERDRRRMLEGVRIARDLARDPALAPSLGGLLMPSELPDGDAELTRVIESSLSIYGHPTSTAPMGAADSPRAVVDSRGAVHGLTALRVVDASIIPYLPSSVTNLTTIMLAERIADLVYNHG
- a CDS encoding Lrp/AsnC family transcriptional regulator, whose translation is MDHCIIHALRIDGRAPFSRIAEVLGVSTQTVARRYGRLSSELSLRVVGVVNPRQPSAGKWILRLTASPNTAQNVAQSLARRDDTAWVRLMSGGTEICFVMNSAAHHTLLFREIPRVASIAEVSAHRLLHTYLGGPTAWQGHTAALTDGQQEQLRRTCDAVDTPDEPKFRASLPQADWHLLAALQRNGRISYTDLAAETGQSSSTITRRLAALQAGGMLTFDVEISAEVYGVTTQALLWMSVAPSHLNQVANTLIQHKELAFLASTTGPTNLVALVLCRTPSELHEYLAHRLSALDSIRMLETSPVQRTLKTCSPFLQSAQHPQV